One Benincasa hispida cultivar B227 chromosome 5, ASM972705v1, whole genome shotgun sequence genomic window carries:
- the LOC120078680 gene encoding dirigent protein 19-like, with product MAQNQIPSILILCLAASISMTLLLSVEAKKTKFTLYFQDYAFGPNTTFFPIAGLPGSKLNYTDFGTFFVTDDNITAIPNEGAPVIGRAQGIYVVTDKGGKNLLVLLSLVFTSGTYNGSSIEIQGTSRQFDLNRELPVVAGTGKFRLTRGYINTDNFFYDQERGYSVIQVNVTLV from the coding sequence ATGGCTCAAAACCAAATCCCATCCATCTTAATTTTGTGCCTTGCTGCCTCCATTTCCATGACCTTGCTTCTTTCAGTTGAAGCTAAGAAAACCAAGTTCACCCTTTACTTCCAAGACTATGCTTTTGGTCCTAACACTACCTTTTTCCCCATTGCCGGCCTCCCCGGCTCGAAACTAAACTACACCGACTTCGGAACGTTCTTTGTCACCGATGATAATATAACCGCAATCCCAAACGAGGGTGCCCCGGTGATCGGCCGAGCTCAGGGGATCTACGTCGTTACAGATAAAGGCGGGAAAAACCTCCTCGTCCTCCTATCTCTGGTGTTTACTAGTGGAACCTACAATGGGAGCAGCATCGAGATCCAAGGGACAAGTAGACAATTTGACCTAAATAGAGAGCTTCCAGTCGTTGCTGGGACAGGTAAATTCCGTTTGACAAGAGGATATATTAACACTGACAACTTCTTTTATGATCAAGAAAGAGGATATTCCGTTATCCAAGTCAATGTCACTTTGGTTTAA